From the genome of Triticum aestivum cultivar Chinese Spring chromosome 1A, IWGSC CS RefSeq v2.1, whole genome shotgun sequence:
ACAACATGCAAACGATGTCGGAAGTCGTTCAAACCTGGGATGGATGCCTCATGTGTTTGTACCAGGCTGCTGaaaaaagttggggtcatttatCCATAGTCCAAAAACCCACTAGTTGAGAGGAGTATGATAGACTAGCTAGGCCAGATGAGTCCCGTGAGCATGTAGTTTTTCCCAATTCGAAAGCTTCTGTGATTTGTAACTTCTGCCATTATCAACCAACATGAGCATTTTGTTGTGAACTAACCATGtcttgaaatttgtgaacaattttgaaatttCAAATTGTGTATGAAAATTTTACAAGTTTGAACACCTTCTCCAAAATTGATAACAAATTCCCAACAATTGATGAAAATTTTGAACGAGAATAGGAAACAACGTAATTTTCTATAAAATTATCatttttgaaacacaagcatttctTCTATTTGTGAACAAAATATTCGAAAACACGGGCATTTTTTGAGATTccagaatatttttaaaattctaaaaaatatttgaaaacaaGAAAATTTTAGGGTTTTCCAAATAATTTTCCAAAGTTTTGAACAAGTTTCGAAAAGAATTAAAAAAGTTAGTAAAAAATGCTTAGCCGCTGGCTTAACTAGGGGACGGCATCGATCCCATCCGGCGCCTGTTGGGGGAAACTCTATTGGACGCTTATAATGTAAAACAGTCGCTGTTTCACACACACCCAATTGATACGAGTGAACATGAGCCAGCCCATTTCAATCTGTTCGTTGCCTCTGTATATGCCGGTTTTCAGAACCTTTTAGATGGTTTCAGGCCAGTTTTTACCTGTTTCCGGaatgtttaaaaatgttcatgaaccaTTTTGGTCTTCAGAACCacaaagttcaaaaaatgttcaacatatttATTTAGTTActcagaatttttttaaaaagtttgaaAATATCAAAGAATGGTCGCATTTCAAAGAAGTTTAAAGTTTCAAAATAGTTTGTGTTCTAAAAACTGTCAGAATTTTAAAAAAAGTCTCATTATTTTAAATCGGTTCAGAGTTTATAAATGTGTTCCACTTTTTGGAATTTTAAAACTTTTGTTTACAATTTGGAAAAATGTCGGCGTTTTAAAAAAGTCACGTTCtaatttccaaaaagatggtcaaCCATGTCACTGGTCATAGTTCTTAAAAGGCCTCGCTGCTGTTTAGCTAAGATATCTGGCTTATTCTAGTGGTTGTGCTCGTTTGTGTTATTGTGGAGGTCTTGTGCTCGATTCCTGCTGGAAACAATTTTTTTTTAGGATTTTCCACTGTTTCACTACAAGTCCACTACACAGCAGTTTTACTACAAGTTCACTACACACATCGtttgctgctgggccggcccagtttccTGCTCACTGTTGTACGGTCCGGACGACGTATTTCGTAAAAGGACCATCCTACCCTTTCTTATGAAGGGGTATGGGCAGATCTGATCCGTCCATGTGTTTaagggggttgtaccgaagaagaagtgCTAGAATTATTActattaatctctctctctctctctctctctctctctctctgtgtgtaaAATCTATGAATCTTTTATACAAGTTTCGGTACACCACTGGGTCACATCGGCTCATAGAATGTATACACCAAAATAGTAATACTTCTAGTAATCAAGCACAAAACAGAACCAATTGATTAATTTAATGGCTAAACAATGAGCAATTCTGGTGAATTTGAGAAAATTAATGATGATGGCTACCTCTAATGATCATCTACAACATGGCATCAGGCATCAAGGTTCCAGAACAAGAAACTGAACTGTGGATGGAACCTTCGGCCTGATGTAAGTTTGGATAGCCACAAGTGCTCTACGGGCTTTAAGAATATTTTCCCTTGACGTACCAAAGTAGAAGATTTCCCTTGGCCTTTCTCAGGTGTCCAATATAAGCGACTCGAGCAGCGTTGCGATGTGAACGATATGGCATGCCAGCTCAATCAAGCTCTTCGTGGAGTAGAAGCCGTCGATCCTCACGTTCTTGAGCTTGTCATGGTTGTGTCCAGGCATCTCCCTTGGCTCCGAGAGATCCGTGGAAGCTGAGACATGCTCCATGCGTAGTTCCCATACCTAAAGATGAGATAATTATCTTTGATTAACGACACTAGACACTATTATATGTTTGTAGTATGAAACGTAACTTACATTCAAGATGAAGGTCTCCAAGGAAGGGGAAGCGCCCAAGAAAGATGCCAGAGAGAGATAATCATAGTTTAGGGAAAAGGTCCCTCTCCTGAGAATGATATTCAAATACTTGAGGTGGAGAAATTTGCTGGACATTGGTGCGTCAACCATCTGCATAAATATGTATATGATTAATAATGTTTCAAGTTCAACTTTTGTAATAATATCATTATATTCACACACATATGGCTAGTCTATAGTCACCGACCTGTAGTTTTAGAGCATACCTCGGATGAATATATGAGAAGGGATTGAAGGTTTGGCATGCTTGGTGCAAGCTTAACACGAATATAACCAATAACGCCAGGACAATCCATGTATACACTCTTCATTTGAAATGATTCTAGATGTGACAGTTGTACCTGCAGGGATTTACATTCCACTAATGTAAAATGGGTGAGATTTGGAGCTTTGTTCTCTATGATTCGCAGCTTCTTGCAATATAACACCTCCAGGTAGTTGAGCCTCAGAAGAAGGCAAGGTATCATCAAGCAACTTATTTTCTCGCAATGCCTGAGTTCCAATCGCTCCAAAGCAAAAGAACTAGAAAGAAGGGAACCTAACTCATCACCTGTAATGAGCACTTGGAATAGATTTAATATTGTCAGGCTTCTCAAGCAACAACAAAGGCCAACTGTGGGACGAAAGGTACAGTTTGAAAGGCGAAGACGTCGAAGCGACACTGCATTCCCATGCGATAGAACTAAGCATGGGAATTCGTACTTGTTATTTACTGAAAATAAATAGAGCCAAAGTTCCTCGAGTACTGGTGTAATCGCCATTTGAAGCCATTTGTCAAGATAACAACGGTCTTTGGCATTGTAATCTAGAGCTCCTAGAAGCTCCAGTGTCTTTATGCCAATGCCTGAGTGCTTCTCAAGAATATGGTCAACTTTGGTAGTAAAAGCTCTTGCATCGGCGTTTCGATTCACGTGTCCATCCAAACCCAATGTTTCTTCACTGAAGGTGAGCTTGGGATAGCATCTCCAGGAGAATTTGAAGGCACGAGACACACAAGCAGCTCGGGCGGCATCTCGGAGTGGCATTAGCGAATGTATATGACACCAGATGTCCTACATGCACAAACAGGGAGAAAAGTGTAACATTAGAACTATGAAGGCATACCGTTAGATCTACTGGGAAAAGAACAACGATATAACTATATTGAGTAACATTCCACCCTAGGTGTTCTATGCATGATTGATACTGTACATTTGTGGCAGGTATATTGAGCATTACATTTAGAAGTCTTTCCTTGTCCAAAAATGGTTATGGATGTGCCGATTTAGTTGCAAAAACAAGAAGCCTAAAAAAAAATTCGAAGGTGAATTCAACTTTAGTGGTATAAGCAAAATATCCACTTGTTTATATTAAGAGTATATATGGTACGCAATACATTATCCTAATGTTTACACACTGGAGTGAGTTCTATGAAACAGAACCTTGTACGTACTATTGATATCTGGCAGACATAAACATTCAAACTCTAACAGTAGCAAGAATGACCTCATACGTATCGAAGGCTGACTGATCTCACAAAAACAAAATAAGTGCATAGTGCGGTTGTTCTGGATTGGACGATGTTGGCATGTGTTAGATATGGTTTTGCCAGGTATTTTTTTTGAAAcagggcaaaagatttgcctcatatatTAATTAAGAGAGGAATAGAGTTTTACAAGTGTCCATACAATACCGCATGACAATTACTCGCGTATTATGATTTCCCCTAGTTTCTTTTCACCCGCGGCGACCCATAGTTTCGCTTCCTCGAGGATGATGTTGAGGACGATCCGGGGCGGTGCACTTTTATGTCGAAAGACCCTGGCATTCCTTTCGTTCCAAATTGCCCAAGAGACAAGCATGGTGAGAGAGACCATGGTTTTGCCAGGTATAGACATCATGACACTGGGCCTAGAACAACAGTCGCAACATTTGTGGAAGATAGCTCCAGGAAATCTACTGCAGACTTTTCTTGACGAGATACAAGAGTCATGATAGGCAGTTATTTGTTGGGCAAATAAATCTGCGTATGCAATTGGAACGAGCCAAAGCAACTACTCcctctttagtgatctaaatgctcttatatttctttatagagggagtaatgATGTAGGAGATTGCAGTTAAGAGATCGTGTCATATAATTGTCATGGTGAAAAATTTCTCGAGACATTAGTAGTAGTACTTAATGAAATACCTCTGGAAGGTGTGGCCCTGAATAGTCCTCTGCTGGATCACCCTGAGAACTTTCATCTTCTTGGCGGGCTGTGCGATTTATGTCAGTCCGTAAATCAACTGATCCATGTGCAACATAATCTTGTTGGCGGGGCGAGTCTTTTCTCTTACCCAGCGAAGCAACCGATCCATGAGCAACCAAACCTTGTTGGCATGGCGAGCCTTTTCGTTTGTTTCGCCAAGCAATCGATCCATCTGTAAAAGACACCATGGGCGGTAATGAATGGAACAGACAGTAATAGAAAATGAATCCAATCTGTTTCTGTTTCAATTTTAACTTGACTGCAAGAACGCCTGACAACTTGTTTCATCAGTTTATAAGCAAGCAGAAAAGAGCGTAGACGGGCTTGATTCAGATTCAGAACACTGACAACTGAAGACGACAATTTCGTTCTAAATAACTATTGCAGTTGCATGCAGAGTCTCAGTCCAGCAACAGCAAATACACGGGCAATCCCTGGCGTTGCTACGGGAACCAGGGGACGAACTGCAGTGCAGAAGCAGGGGGAGGACGGAAAGAAAAAGGTTGGAGGGAGCTAGGGTTGGTTCTCACCAGTGGCTCTGGCTGGCTCCTGCTGTTGCTGTATGGCCACGAGCCCcttcggctccggctccggctccgggaaCCCCATGACGCGCGCTCTGCCGATTCCCGGACCTGAGTTTCGTTTCGAACCCAGTCCCGATTCCCTTTTCAAGCCAACAACAAGGGCGAGGCGGAGATAGAACCAGCGTCGGACTCCTCTGCTGCGGGCTTCTCGGCCCCTTTGACTTCTCCGCCTCTCTAAAAAAGTCTGGCCCGTCAATGGTCCATCCCGTtaacttaggctggtcatagtgaagAATAATTTATACTAGTGTCATGAATATTTATGAGACTAGTCTAAGTTATTACTACCTTCGGCTAGGTGAATAAATCATTCGCGTAGTTCGGCTAGGTatagttttgcttccgcaagaggcacggccaTATCTTTCAAAAATGAAAAAAGATATATCTTCTGGGTTTTTTCTTCgatgagaggcacggtcgtgcctcttggaaacaaaaagaaaacatgttttttgtttttttcttcgacgagaggcacggttttgcttccgcgagaagcacggtTATGCTTTTTGCaaaaggcacggccgtgcctctcagaaacgggaaaaacacattttctttttttttcttttcgcgagaggcacggccacgCCTCTCGGAAAACaggaaaaaaatatatttttgtttttttcttctgtcagaggcacggttttgctttcgcaagagtcacggttgtgctttctcgagaggcacggtcatgcctctttcggaaaggaaaaaaacatgctcccggTTCGGCTTTTCTGTTCgatttttttgtttattttgtgTGTGGAAAAAAGATcatcaaaatctatcaacatgatATCTAATTTTAAAGATCTCAACACGAGAAATCTAATGGtctaatggtgaaaacggttcaatATTTAAACtcacgatttaagagataaaacattttgaataaatagatgtaCGAGAAAAGTGAAACGCACAGGTTGCGACAAATGGCGAGTGCGCCACTTATATCACAACCTAAGAAGGTGGAGGTGATTTTTAAGAGAAGTACTTTTTAATTAGTGATTCTGGGATATAGCGGAGGACCTAGACTACGCTCGTCAAGGATGCAGCAGTGGGTAGGCCCAGTAGCAAAGCGAGCGTAGTTTCCCATCCGTTTCTTTCGATTCGttgttcttttttcccttttttttctttttttgaggtcttttttcctttttccatttgtttatatttttgaaaaatatttgaaatacATATATTTCGAAAGTTCAAATTAATTACTCactcgtcccaaaataagtgactcaattttATATTAACTTTGTATTGAAGTTAGTACAAacttgagtcatttattttgggacggagggagtattttctaaatcatgaattttaaactcTTTTAACACAGTGTGAAAAATTTGTTGGTGTAATTCAAAAAATATTGTTGATAGCATTCAACACTATTGTGCATTTATATTTAAAAAGAGAAACCATGTTTTACAAATGTATCTGTATAAGAAAATTTACGATGTGTGCGAAAACAAGTAGACAATAAAACATGTATTCGAAAACAAATGTTAAACTTGTTGATAATTGCTAAAAAATTATTGAAAAAAATTAGGTACATACCAAAAAATTAAATATGCATGAAAACAATAGACATCAAAACATTTATTCGAAAAActattaatcttgtatttgaaaatgttaagcGCTTATTAGAAATAGATATATACCACAAATGTACAATGTGCACcgaaaaaagtagacataaaaatatAAGTTTCAAAAATGCTAACCATTCATTTTAAAAATGTCAaacatgtatataaagtatattcTTGATGTATACAAAAATATTGAATGTATACTGAAAAATGTTGACATGTGTTAAACAAAAAAGAAACAAGTGAGAAtcgacaaaaaaacaaagaaaaccaatgcAAAAGAATGTGAACAGTAAAACCTGAGAAGGAAACAAAGCAAACCGAGAAAAGGAAcagagaaacaaagaaaaccaatgcAAAAGAATGGAATAGTAAAACCCAAGAAGGAAACAGTGTTGTGCGACCAAGCTGAATATCTGATATCCCGAATTCCCTTTCTCTGTCTTGGAGTTCCCCAAAGAACCTCAATTGGTAAAAAGTACTATTGTGTCAAAAAATTAGCTAATGATGTGCACGGTGTCAAAATGTTTCGGTCAGAAGTGGTTCTTTCTCATGGGGGATGACAAACGTGAAGAATGTCCTACTTTCTTCTTTCGGTTCCACATCAGGCCTCCGTTTCAAGAACATTTGTTGTGTTTTACATCTCCACATAATAAGAGAAGCAATTCCAAATGGTATTTAGTTTAAGGATGAGACACATACTTCCTTGAAGAACCGTTTGACGGATTATATGTTAGGATTAACTAGGGCCTATGCATCACCGTTGATGTTAGGGCTTTGTGCATGACCGTTTCCCTACAAATTCACATTAGCGATAATAACCAATTCCAAATTTCGACTTCAGCCATATTGAAGTGCAGATACACTACAGTCCCCCCTTTGCCATGATAGCAATTCGGTCAATTAAGATGTCAGCTTCGTCCATTGAGTGTGTGGTCAAGACAATAGCTCTTCCCTTCTTTGCCTCCTCGATGATGTCCCAGACATGCCTCCTTGTTATTGGATCCATGTCGGTTGTCTATGTAGGATATACATGGTTAGATTAACATTTGACATTGTGTGTGTAGCAAGTGAACTAATGAAAATTTGAAAGGTCTGTACCGACTCGTCAAGAAAGACCACTTTgtagggaacgtagcaataattcaaaattttcctacgtgtcaccaagatcaatctaggagatactagcaacgagagagagggagtgcatcttcatacccttgaagatcgctaagcggaagcgttcaagagaacggggttgatggagtcgtactcgtcgtgatccaaatcaccgatgatcctagcgccgaacggacgacacctccgcgttcaacacacgtacggaacggagagacgtctcctccttcttgatccagcaaggggagaggagaggttgatggagatccagcagcacggcggcgtggtggtggaaacagcgggatctcggcagggcttcgccaagcaccaacgagagggagaggtgtcacggagggagagggaggcgccagggacttgggtacggctgccctctctcccccccactatatatagggcccctaggggggcgccggccctaggagatccaatctccaagggggggcggcggccaaggggggggggacttgccccccaagtcaggtggggcgcccccacccctagggtttccaaccctaggcgcagggggaggcccatgggggcgcaccagcccaccaggggctggttcccctcccacttcagcccatggggccctccgggataggtggccccacccggtggacccccgggacccttccggtggtcccggtacaacatcgattacccctgaaactttcccgatggccgaaactggacttcctctatataaatcttcaccttcggaccattccggaactcctcgtgacatctgagatctcatccgggactccgaacaactttcgggttaccacatactaatatctctacaaccctagcgtcaccgaaccttaagtgtgtagaccctacgggttcgggagacacgcatacatgaccgagacgactctccggtcaataaccaacagcgggatctggatacccattttgtctcccacatgtttcatgatgatctcatcggatgaaccacgatgtcgaggattcaatcaatcccgtatacaattccctttgtcaatcggtacgatacttgcccgagattcgatcatcggtatcccgatacctcgttcaatcttgttaccggcaagtctctttactcgttccataacacatcatcccgtgatcaactccttggccacattgtgcacattatgatgatgtcctaccgagtgggcgcagagatacctctccgttacacggagtgacaaatcccagtctcgattcgtgccaacccaacagacactttcggagatacccgtagtgcacctttatagccacccagttatgttgtgacgtttggtacacccaaagcattcctacggtattcgggagttgcacaatctcatggtctaaggaaatgatacttgacattagaaaagctttagcatacgaactacacgatcttgtgctaggcttaggattgggtcttgtccatcacatcattctcctaatgatgtgatcccgttatcaacgacatccaatgtccatggtcaggaaacagtaaccatctattgatcaacgagctagtcaactagaggcttactagggacatggtgttgtctatgtatccacacatgtatctgagtttcctatcaatacaattctagcatggataataaacgattatcatgaacaaggaaatataataataactaatttattattacctctagggcatatttccaacagtctcccacttgcactagagtcaataatccagttcacattgctatgtgattaacactcaaggtcacatccccatgtgactaacacccaaagagtttactagagtcaataatctagttcacattaccatgtgattaacactcaacgagttctgggtttgatcatgttatgcttgtgagagatgttatagtcaacgggtctgaacctttcagatccgtgtgtgctttacaaatctctatgtcatcttgtagatgcagctaccacgctcttttggagctattccaaataactgttctactatacgaatccggtttactactcagaatcatccatattagtgtcaaagattgcatcggcgtaaccctttacgacgaactcttttaccacctccataatcgagaaaattccttagtccactagttactaaggataaccttgaccgttgtcctatgatccattcctagatcacacgtgtaccccttgactgactcaaggCTTAGCacgcttcaggtgcggtacacatcattgc
Proteins encoded in this window:
- the LOC123178696 gene encoding F-box/FBD/LRR-repeat protein At3g26920 isoform X2; this translates as MGFPEPEPEPKGLVAIQQQQEPARATDGSIAWRNKRKGSPCQQGLVAHGSVASLARQEDESSQGDPAEDYSGPHLPEDIWCHIHSLMPLRDAARAACVSRAFKFSWRCYPKLTFSEETLGLDGHVNRNADARAFTTKVDHILEKHSGIGIKTLELLGALDYNAKDRCYLDKWLQMAITPVLEELWLYLFSVNNKYEFPCLVLSHGNAVSLRRLRLSNCTFRPTVGLCCCLRSLTILNLFQVLITGDELGSLLSSSFALERLELRHCEKISCLMIPCLLLRLNYLEVLYCKKLRIIENKAPNLTHFTLVECKSLQVQLSHLESFQMKSVYMDCPGVIGYIRVKLAPSMPNLQSLLIYSSEMVDAPMSSKFLHLKYLNIILRRGTFSLNYDYLSLASFLGASPSLETFILNVWELRMEHVSASTDLSEPREMPGHNHDKLKNVRIDGFYSTKSLIELACHIVHIATLLESLILDT
- the LOC123178696 gene encoding F-box/FBD/LRR-repeat protein At3g26920 isoform X1 → MGFPEPEPEPKGLVAIQQQQEPARATDGSIAWRNKRKGSPCQQGLVAHGSVASLGKRKDSPRQQDYVAHGSVDLRTDINRTARQEDESSQGDPAEDYSGPHLPEDIWCHIHSLMPLRDAARAACVSRAFKFSWRCYPKLTFSEETLGLDGHVNRNADARAFTTKVDHILEKHSGIGIKTLELLGALDYNAKDRCYLDKWLQMAITPVLEELWLYLFSVNNKYEFPCLVLSHGNAVSLRRLRLSNCTFRPTVGLCCCLRSLTILNLFQVLITGDELGSLLSSSFALERLELRHCEKISCLMIPCLLLRLNYLEVLYCKKLRIIENKAPNLTHFTLVECKSLQVQLSHLESFQMKSVYMDCPGVIGYIRVKLAPSMPNLQSLLIYSSEMVDAPMSSKFLHLKYLNIILRRGTFSLNYDYLSLASFLGASPSLETFILNVWELRMEHVSASTDLSEPREMPGHNHDKLKNVRIDGFYSTKSLIELACHIVHIATLLESLILDT